In Haloterrigena turkmenica DSM 5511, a single genomic region encodes these proteins:
- a CDS encoding AsnC family transcriptional regulator has protein sequence MRDLDETDMEILRLLGENARRPFSEIADEVDLSGPAVSDRVQRLEEAGVIERFTLDVDQSQLRAGVPVFVRVTAPPGAVEDCRTASAEADAVEHVFVTADGEIWFYARAEVRRVREWLEGLFPDGADCEYDVTLLDDAEWTPSLEGTQFALTCAECGNTVDSEGESTRIDGEVYHFCCPSCSSRFEGRYDRLEEGV, from the coding sequence ATGCGCGACCTCGACGAGACGGACATGGAGATTCTCCGGTTGCTGGGCGAGAACGCTCGGCGGCCGTTCAGCGAGATCGCCGACGAAGTCGACCTCTCCGGGCCCGCGGTTTCGGACCGCGTCCAGCGCCTCGAGGAGGCGGGCGTCATCGAGCGGTTCACCCTCGACGTGGACCAGTCGCAGCTCCGCGCGGGCGTCCCGGTGTTCGTGCGGGTGACCGCTCCCCCGGGCGCGGTCGAGGACTGCCGAACGGCGTCCGCCGAGGCCGACGCCGTCGAGCACGTGTTCGTCACCGCTGACGGCGAGATCTGGTTCTACGCCCGCGCGGAGGTCCGGCGTGTCCGCGAGTGGCTCGAGGGGCTGTTCCCCGACGGAGCGGACTGCGAGTACGACGTGACGTTACTGGACGACGCCGAGTGGACGCCCTCGCTCGAGGGGACGCAGTTCGCGCTCACCTGCGCGGAGTGTGGCAACACCGTCGACAGCGAGGGGGAATCGACGCGAATCGACGGCGAGGTGTACCACTTCTGCTGCCCGTCCTGCTCGAGCCGGTTCGAAGGTCGATACGATCGACTCGAGGAGGGCGTCTGA
- a CDS encoding ABC transporter ATP-binding protein: MTAIRTNDLTKRFGDVVAVDGLDLRVREGEVFGFLGPNGAGKSTTIDMLLDYVRPTDGTATVLGMDVREESEALRERVGVLPDGIGLYDRLTGRRHLEFAIEWTDAADDPDAILDRVGLDDRDAARSVGDYSKGMRQRLALGMALVEDPDLLVLDEPSSGLDPHGIRRMRDLVREEAERGTTVFFSSHILGQVEAVCDRVGILADGELVAVDTVEGLRKTVGAGSELRLRVTDDPGVDIAAIDGVESVRSTDGRFRIACSDPRAKARVVTRLTTAGVEILDVDSDDASLEDVFTAYTTDGDVGDAEPEAPALVEEVVP, encoded by the coding sequence ATGACTGCGATCCGAACTAACGACCTGACCAAACGCTTCGGCGACGTCGTCGCCGTCGACGGACTCGACCTGCGCGTCCGCGAGGGCGAGGTGTTCGGCTTCCTCGGTCCGAACGGCGCCGGGAAGTCCACGACCATCGACATGCTGTTGGACTACGTCCGCCCGACCGACGGAACCGCGACGGTACTCGGGATGGACGTCCGCGAAGAGTCGGAGGCGCTCCGCGAGCGCGTCGGCGTGCTGCCCGACGGGATCGGCCTCTACGATCGCCTGACCGGTCGCCGTCACCTCGAGTTCGCGATCGAATGGACGGACGCGGCCGACGATCCCGACGCGATACTGGACCGGGTCGGACTGGACGACCGCGACGCGGCGCGGTCGGTCGGCGACTACTCCAAAGGCATGCGACAGCGGCTTGCGCTGGGGATGGCACTGGTCGAGGATCCCGATCTGCTCGTGCTGGACGAGCCCTCCTCGGGGCTCGATCCCCACGGGATTCGCCGGATGCGAGACCTGGTTCGCGAGGAGGCCGAGCGCGGGACGACGGTGTTCTTCTCGAGTCACATCCTCGGCCAGGTCGAGGCGGTCTGCGACCGCGTCGGCATCCTGGCGGACGGCGAGCTCGTCGCCGTCGACACCGTTGAGGGGCTGCGGAAGACCGTCGGCGCCGGCTCGGAGCTCCGCCTGCGCGTGACCGACGATCCCGGCGTCGATATCGCCGCGATCGACGGCGTCGAGTCGGTTCGGTCGACGGACGGCCGCTTCCGGATCGCCTGCTCGGATCCGCGCGCGAAAGCGCGGGTCGTGACCCGGTTGACGACCGCCGGCGTCGAGATCCTCGACGTCGATTCCGACGACGCGTCGCTCGAGGACGTGTTCACGGCGTACACGACGGACGGCGACGTCGGTGACGCGGAGCCGGAGGCTCCCGCTCTTGTCGAGGAGGTGGTTCCATGA
- a CDS encoding heavy metal translocating P-type ATPase: MSTRTVHLDIRGMSCANCSQTISDALESLDGVSEASINFATDEGTVEYDPAAVSLAELYAAIDEAGYEADRASRSIGITDMSCANCAETNESALESVPGVIEAEVNYATDEASVAYNPADASLGDLYAAIEDAGYTPVRDDADGSDESDRDRRDAARQAEIRKQRRLTIFGAVLSAPFLFFLADKFLLGGAYVPETVFGVSFGWVEFLLATPVYVLLGREFLENSYTALARNRTANMDVLIALGSSTAYLYSLVVLLGLLAGNLYFDTAAMILVFITLGNYLEARSKGQAGEALRKLLEMEAETATLVDADGNETEVPLEDVSVGDRMKVRPGEKVPTDGVVVDGQSAVDESMVTGESVPVEKGSGDEVIGSTINENGVLVVEATKVGEDTALQGIVQTVKEAQSRQPEIQNLADRISAYFVPAVILNALFWGLVWFLFPEALAGLVGWVPVLGLVGGGPAALSTFEFAVVVFASAVLIACPCALGLATPAATMVGSTLGAQNGVLFKGGDVLERAKDVDTVVFDKTGTLTTGEMTLTDVVALEDEGEGKGARAAADGGDAAADGGAVATQSRLDESEVLRLAASAERDSEHPLAQAIVEGAEERGLELVDAEAFENVPGQGVRATVDGREVLVGNRRLLESEGVDPSPAEGEMERLEGEGKTAMLVAVDGAVAGVVADADTVKESSADAVADLRERGLDVMLITGDNERTARAVAERVGIDPDNVRAGVLPEDKADALEDIQSTGRKAMMVGDGVNDAPALAVAHVGTAIGSGTDVAIEAADVTLMRDDPLDVVKAIRISEATLAKIKQNLVWALGYNTAMIPLASLGLLQPVLAAGAMALSSVSVLSNSLLFRRYTPDRDYELLGRLRR; this comes from the coding sequence ATGAGTACCCGGACCGTACACCTGGATATCCGGGGCATGAGCTGTGCGAACTGTTCGCAGACGATCAGCGATGCCCTGGAATCCCTCGACGGCGTAAGCGAGGCGAGTATCAATTTCGCCACCGACGAGGGGACCGTCGAGTACGACCCCGCCGCCGTATCGCTCGCCGAGCTCTACGCAGCGATCGACGAGGCCGGCTACGAGGCCGACCGCGCGAGTCGGTCGATCGGGATCACGGACATGTCCTGTGCGAACTGCGCCGAGACCAACGAGTCGGCGCTCGAGTCCGTCCCCGGCGTCATCGAGGCGGAGGTCAACTACGCGACCGACGAGGCGTCCGTCGCGTACAACCCGGCCGACGCCTCACTCGGCGATCTCTACGCAGCGATCGAGGACGCCGGCTACACGCCCGTTCGCGACGATGCGGACGGGAGCGACGAGTCGGATCGAGACCGTCGCGACGCGGCCCGCCAGGCCGAGATCCGCAAACAGCGCCGGCTGACGATCTTCGGCGCCGTGCTGTCGGCCCCGTTCCTGTTTTTCCTCGCCGATAAGTTCCTGCTCGGGGGTGCGTACGTCCCCGAGACGGTCTTCGGCGTTTCCTTCGGCTGGGTCGAATTCCTGCTCGCGACGCCCGTTTACGTCCTGCTGGGCCGCGAGTTCCTCGAGAACTCCTACACCGCGCTCGCGAGGAATCGGACCGCCAACATGGACGTGCTGATCGCGCTGGGCTCCTCGACGGCGTATCTCTACAGCCTCGTGGTCCTGCTGGGGCTACTGGCTGGCAATCTCTACTTCGACACCGCCGCGATGATCCTCGTGTTCATCACGCTGGGGAACTACCTCGAGGCCCGCTCGAAGGGTCAGGCCGGCGAGGCCTTACGGAAACTGCTCGAGATGGAAGCCGAGACGGCCACGCTGGTCGACGCGGACGGGAACGAGACCGAAGTGCCCCTCGAGGACGTCTCGGTCGGCGACCGGATGAAGGTCCGCCCGGGCGAGAAGGTTCCGACGGACGGCGTCGTCGTTGACGGCCAATCTGCGGTCGACGAGTCGATGGTGACCGGCGAGTCCGTCCCCGTCGAGAAGGGGTCGGGCGACGAGGTGATCGGCTCGACGATCAACGAGAACGGCGTGTTAGTCGTCGAGGCGACCAAGGTCGGCGAGGACACGGCCCTGCAGGGGATCGTCCAGACGGTCAAGGAGGCCCAATCGCGTCAGCCCGAGATCCAGAACCTCGCGGACCGCATCTCGGCGTACTTCGTCCCCGCGGTCATCCTCAATGCCCTGTTCTGGGGGCTGGTCTGGTTCCTCTTCCCCGAGGCGCTGGCCGGTCTCGTCGGCTGGGTGCCGGTGCTGGGGCTGGTCGGCGGCGGCCCGGCCGCCCTCTCGACGTTCGAGTTCGCCGTCGTCGTCTTCGCCTCCGCGGTGCTGATCGCCTGTCCCTGCGCGCTCGGGCTGGCGACCCCTGCGGCGACGATGGTCGGCTCCACGCTGGGCGCCCAGAACGGCGTCCTATTCAAGGGCGGTGACGTGCTCGAGCGCGCGAAGGACGTCGACACCGTCGTCTTCGACAAGACCGGGACGCTGACGACCGGCGAGATGACCCTGACCGACGTTGTCGCCCTCGAGGACGAGGGCGAGGGAAAAGGCGCTCGAGCGGCCGCCGACGGCGGTGACGCGGCCGCAGATGGAGGTGCAGTGGCGACTCAATCGAGGCTCGACGAGAGCGAGGTGCTCCGGCTGGCCGCCAGCGCCGAGCGCGACAGCGAACACCCGCTCGCCCAGGCCATCGTCGAGGGCGCCGAGGAGCGGGGCCTCGAACTGGTCGACGCCGAGGCGTTCGAGAACGTCCCCGGACAGGGCGTCCGGGCGACCGTCGACGGTCGCGAGGTGCTGGTCGGCAACCGGCGACTGCTCGAGAGCGAGGGCGTCGATCCTTCGCCCGCCGAAGGGGAGATGGAACGCCTCGAGGGCGAGGGCAAGACCGCCATGCTGGTCGCGGTCGACGGCGCGGTCGCGGGCGTGGTCGCCGACGCCGACACGGTGAAAGAGAGCTCGGCTGACGCCGTCGCCGACCTGCGCGAGCGCGGGCTGGACGTCATGCTGATCACCGGCGACAACGAGCGGACGGCCCGCGCGGTCGCCGAGCGGGTCGGGATCGATCCCGACAACGTCCGCGCCGGCGTACTGCCCGAGGACAAGGCCGACGCCCTCGAGGACATCCAGTCGACGGGTCGCAAGGCGATGATGGTCGGCGACGGGGTCAACGACGCGCCCGCGCTGGCGGTCGCCCACGTCGGCACCGCGATCGGCTCGGGGACCGACGTGGCCATCGAGGCCGCGGACGTGACGCTGATGCGCGACGATCCGCTCGACGTGGTGAAGGCGATCCGCATCTCCGAGGCCACGCTGGCGAAGATCAAGCAGAACCTCGTCTGGGCGCTGGGGTACAACACCGCGATGATCCCGCTGGCCTCGCTCGGGCTGCTACAGCCGGTGCTGGCGGCCGGCGCGATGGCGCTATCGTCGGTGTCCGTGCTCTCGAACAGCCTGCTGTTCCGGCGGTACACGCCGGATCGCGACTACGAACTGCTCGGCCGGCTGCGACGCTAG
- a CDS encoding CopZ family metallochaperone has product MSQTITVEGMSCEHCEQTVEDALEGVEGVQSVNVDREAARATVEGDTDPQALVEAVDEAGYEAST; this is encoded by the coding sequence ATGAGCCAGACGATCACCGTCGAAGGAATGTCCTGCGAACACTGCGAACAGACCGTCGAAGACGCGCTCGAGGGCGTCGAGGGCGTGCAGTCGGTCAACGTCGACCGAGAGGCGGCGCGAGCGACCGTCGAGGGCGATACGGACCCGCAGGCGCTCGTCGAGGCGGTCGACGAGGCCGGCTACGAGGCCAGCACGTAA
- a CDS encoding ABC transporter permease subunit, whose product MTVSWQDVARKDFEDAVRSRLLWGLTAVFVAFLAMSLLSAEQLFPEPVTVDAAMALSGVAMLAQLFVPGIALAVGYTAVVGERRSGSLRVLLSYPFSRGEVVAGKLAGRLLVTGTALAIGFAAASVLVVALYGVPDAATFVGFVAAGVLLGLTFTALAVGGSATASTRGRARTLTIGSFVGMVFFWKPVVVGIYYVVTGSLPGVQAESWYFLLKRLNPLEAYRVVAGAVLDERVDAVPEFPLEDVPANAPAETLELSNRLAGEVPFYLADWFSAVVLLAWGLVPVLAGYRLFEDADLG is encoded by the coding sequence ATGACGGTCTCCTGGCAGGACGTCGCCCGCAAGGACTTCGAGGATGCCGTCCGCTCGCGGCTGCTCTGGGGGCTCACCGCCGTCTTCGTCGCCTTCCTGGCGATGTCGCTGCTCTCGGCCGAACAGCTCTTCCCGGAGCCCGTGACCGTCGACGCCGCGATGGCGCTGTCGGGCGTCGCGATGCTCGCGCAGCTGTTCGTCCCGGGCATCGCGCTGGCCGTCGGCTACACGGCCGTGGTCGGTGAACGCCGCTCCGGGAGCCTGCGGGTGCTGCTGAGCTATCCGTTCTCGCGGGGCGAGGTGGTCGCCGGCAAACTCGCCGGCCGGCTGCTCGTCACCGGCACGGCGCTGGCGATCGGATTCGCCGCGGCCAGCGTCCTCGTCGTGGCCCTGTACGGCGTCCCCGACGCGGCGACGTTCGTCGGGTTCGTGGCGGCCGGCGTCCTGCTCGGATTGACCTTCACTGCCCTCGCGGTCGGCGGCTCGGCCACCGCGTCGACCCGGGGACGGGCGCGGACGCTCACCATCGGCTCGTTCGTGGGCATGGTGTTCTTCTGGAAACCGGTCGTCGTCGGGATCTACTACGTGGTCACCGGCTCGCTACCGGGGGTTCAGGCCGAGTCCTGGTACTTCCTCCTGAAGCGACTCAATCCGCTCGAGGCCTATCGCGTCGTCGCCGGCGCGGTTCTTGACGAGCGGGTGGACGCGGTCCCCGAGTTCCCGCTGGAGGACGTTCCCGCGAACGCGCCGGCCGAGACGCTCGAGCTCTCGAACCGGCTCGCGGGCGAGGTGCCATTCTACCTCGCGGACTGGTTCTCCGCGGTCGTGTTGCTCGCCTGGGGGCTCGTTCCCGTCCTCGCGGGCTACCGGCTGTTCGAAGACGCGGATCTCGGGTGA